The following are encoded together in the Pseudanabaena sp. FACHB-2040 genome:
- a CDS encoding solute carrier family 23 protein, with amino-acid sequence MTNAEAADITAISIVTGEPIQGPKCIRRLKSGLLGDGFNSFIASCCSTLPTVTLSQNNGIIQLTGVGSRYIGFYVGCILAVLGLFPIIGAVSTAVPAPVFGAAIMLMFGTVVVAGFDILREINMTNRSLVIVGASLATGLSVTFIPEALVGFPEQMRSVLESGISVGSICALVLNLVLPKSREDRMVQEPMIPDPETASLTEMN; translated from the coding sequence ATGACAAATGCGGAAGCCGCCGATATCACAGCCATCTCAATAGTGACTGGCGAACCCATTCAAGGGCCTAAATGTATCAGACGCCTTAAGAGCGGCCTGTTAGGAGATGGCTTTAACTCCTTTATCGCCTCCTGCTGTAGCACGCTGCCGACAGTGACCCTATCGCAAAACAACGGCATTATTCAGCTTACGGGCGTGGGCAGCCGCTACATCGGTTTCTATGTCGGCTGTATTTTGGCAGTCTTGGGGCTGTTTCCTATTATTGGTGCAGTTTCAACAGCGGTTCCGGCCCCTGTCTTTGGAGCGGCTATTATGTTGATGTTCGGTACGGTGGTCGTCGCCGGCTTTGATATTCTGCGCGAGATTAATATGACGAACCGATCTCTGGTAATCGTCGGGGCCTCTTTAGCCACGGGGCTAAGCGTGACCTTCATTCCTGAGGCACTGGTCGGGTTTCCAGAACAGATGCGCAGCGTCTTGGAGTCTGGCATTTCTGTCGGCTCCATTTGCGCTTTGGTGCTCAATCTGGTGCTGCCAAAATCTAGGGAAGACCGAATGGTTCAGGAGCCCATGATTCCAGATCCTGAAACGGCTTCTTTAACAGAAATGAACTGA
- the rsgA gene encoding ribosome small subunit-dependent GTPase A, whose translation MNLTELGWCDRTNQHFATLTNGSEYVAARVALEYRRTYRIYTEQGELPAQLSGQFRHQAADLSAFPAVGDWVAVQLHDDGTHATIHQVLPRQSQFARKAAGGKTEAQVVAANIDTVFLVSGLDGDFNLRRIERSLVLAWESGANPVIVLNKADDCEDLETRLEAVEGIALGVPVVPISALTGSGIEALEPYLQPGQTVALIGSSGVGKSTLTNSLLGDSLQETRAVRANDQRGRHTTTHRHLLRLPSGALLIDTPGMRELQLWSTAEGLETAFSEVETLAQQCRFRDCQHQQEPGCAVQAAIATGDLDPARLHSYHKLQREQRHLAERQDSLASLNTKRRWKAIHKAMRHDPKRR comes from the coding sequence TTGAACTTAACTGAATTGGGTTGGTGCGATCGCACCAACCAGCATTTTGCTACGCTGACCAACGGTTCAGAGTACGTAGCCGCGCGGGTAGCGCTGGAATATCGCAGAACCTACCGGATTTATACCGAGCAGGGTGAGCTCCCAGCCCAGCTCAGCGGACAATTTCGGCACCAGGCAGCAGATCTCTCGGCCTTTCCGGCAGTGGGGGACTGGGTCGCAGTGCAGCTGCACGACGACGGCACCCATGCCACGATTCACCAGGTGCTGCCCCGGCAAAGCCAGTTCGCGCGCAAGGCAGCTGGCGGTAAGACAGAGGCCCAGGTGGTTGCTGCCAATATAGATACCGTTTTTTTGGTGTCGGGATTGGACGGTGATTTTAACCTGCGGCGGATTGAGCGATCGCTGGTGCTGGCTTGGGAAAGTGGAGCTAATCCGGTGATTGTGCTGAACAAGGCCGATGACTGCGAAGACCTAGAGACTCGGTTGGAGGCAGTAGAGGGAATTGCCCTCGGTGTGCCGGTCGTGCCGATCAGTGCTCTAACGGGATCTGGGATAGAGGCGCTAGAGCCTTATCTACAGCCGGGGCAAACGGTAGCTCTAATCGGCTCCTCTGGCGTGGGTAAGTCAACTTTGACCAACTCACTGCTGGGAGACTCTTTGCAGGAGACTCGGGCGGTGAGGGCCAACGACCAGCGGGGGCGACATACTACCACCCACCGCCATCTGCTGCGGCTGCCCTCTGGGGCGCTGCTGATCGACACTCCGGGTATGCGGGAACTGCAGCTCTGGTCCACAGCAGAGGGGCTGGAAACAGCATTTTCTGAGGTGGAAACGCTGGCGCAGCAGTGCCGCTTTCGCGATTGCCAGCATCAGCAAGAGCCGGGGTGTGCAGTGCAGGCTGCGATCGCAACCGGCGATCTCGATCCAGCCCGGTTACACAGCTACCACAAGCTACAGCGAGAGCAGCGCCATCTGGCCGAACGGCAGGACAGCTTAGCCAGCCTCAACACCAAGCGACGCTGGAAAGCCATCCACAAAGCCATGCGCCACGATCCCAAGCGGCGCTAG
- a CDS encoding ferrochelatase, translating into MVLTPETLQPSFSSDAQAGNDRVAVLLMGYGEVESYEDFANYNEQALNLLTAKFAPVPTWVYPPLAKLLAAFDLHEWDHQHDHFISPHNAIFEKQRAGVEQALKERWGDRIKVFKAYNFCKPFLPEQVLAQIKEEGFDKLLIYPLLVVDSIFTSGIAVEQVNKALSDLAGGTEHWLKGTRYIPSFFDKASYIDLLARLVEEKIQKELAVAHLPSQTGIVLMNHGCPHKAKGFTSGIDESQKLYELVRERLIYRYPLISVGWLNHDTPLIDWTQPNTHLAARNLIDLGATSLVFMPIGFATENHETLLDVEHIIGSLRRKHPEVTYVQMDCVNDHPEFLKMVAGWADTHIADLLSAQAQVVNPAMAALQAQSYQGHSHDHDHPHDHDHHAGHGHHHPSEHEHHHAH; encoded by the coding sequence ATGGTATTGACTCCCGAAACGCTACAACCCTCCTTCTCCTCTGATGCTCAAGCAGGCAACGACAGGGTCGCTGTTCTGCTGATGGGCTATGGCGAAGTTGAAAGCTACGAAGACTTTGCTAACTACAACGAGCAGGCGCTAAACCTGCTCACAGCCAAGTTCGCCCCCGTGCCGACCTGGGTGTATCCTCCCTTGGCTAAGCTGCTGGCCGCCTTTGACCTACACGAGTGGGATCACCAGCACGACCACTTCATTTCTCCCCACAACGCTATCTTCGAAAAACAGCGGGCTGGCGTTGAGCAAGCCCTGAAAGAGCGCTGGGGCGATCGCATTAAAGTTTTCAAAGCCTACAACTTCTGTAAGCCATTTCTGCCTGAGCAGGTGCTGGCCCAGATCAAGGAAGAAGGCTTTGACAAATTGCTGATCTATCCCCTACTGGTGGTCGATTCTATCTTCACCAGCGGCATTGCCGTAGAGCAAGTCAACAAAGCCCTGAGCGATCTTGCAGGCGGCACTGAACATTGGCTTAAAGGCACCCGCTACATTCCCTCCTTCTTCGACAAAGCTAGCTACATCGATCTGTTGGCTCGCCTAGTCGAAGAGAAGATCCAGAAGGAACTCGCCGTTGCCCACCTGCCCTCTCAAACGGGCATTGTGCTGATGAACCACGGCTGCCCCCATAAGGCCAAAGGCTTTACCTCCGGCATCGACGAGAGCCAAAAGCTTTATGAACTGGTGCGGGAGAGGCTGATCTACCGCTATCCGCTGATTTCGGTTGGCTGGCTCAATCACGACACACCCCTGATTGACTGGACTCAGCCCAACACCCATCTGGCCGCCCGCAATCTGATTGATCTGGGCGCGACATCTCTGGTGTTCATGCCTATCGGTTTTGCCACCGAGAACCACGAAACCCTACTCGACGTCGAGCATATCATCGGCAGCCTGCGGCGCAAGCACCCCGAAGTGACCTATGTGCAGATGGACTGCGTCAACGACCATCCCGAATTTCTCAAGATGGTAGCAGGCTGGGCTGATACTCACATCGCAGACTTGCTTTCGGCTCAGGCCCAGGTTGTTAACCCGGCGATGGCCGCACTGCAAGCTCAGAGCTATCAAGGCCACAGCCACGATCATGATCACCCTCACGATCACGATCACCACGCTGGGCATGGGCATCACCACCCCAGCGAGCACGAGCATCATCACGCTCATTAA